A stretch of Bradyrhizobium sp. AZCC 2262 DNA encodes these proteins:
- a CDS encoding carbohydrate ABC transporter permease, translating into MTDLPTSRIDLKAVLHGSAPTVAKDDHSEGMSYLQSVPRRMVTLYLPLSIIVFVLLFPFYWMGLTAIKPDEQLIDLETYNPFWTWNPTFKHIHKLLFESYYPHWLWNTMYVAVGATVLSIFASVLAAYAIVRLRYRGAHWVGGLIFLSYLVPPSILFIPLATVVFQYGLFDSPMALILTYPTILIPFSTWLLMGYFKTIPFELEECALIDGASRWQILIKIVLPLAVPGLISAFIFCFTLCWNEFIYALTFLQSTSNKTVPVAIVNEFVDGDVYRWGSLMAGALAGSLPLVILYAFFVEHYVSAMTGAVKE; encoded by the coding sequence ATGACTGATCTTCCCACCTCGCGGATCGATCTCAAGGCCGTCCTGCATGGCTCGGCGCCGACCGTTGCCAAGGACGATCACAGCGAGGGCATGAGCTATCTGCAGTCGGTGCCGCGCCGGATGGTGACGCTCTATCTGCCGCTGTCGATCATCGTGTTCGTTCTGCTGTTTCCGTTCTACTGGATGGGACTGACGGCGATCAAACCGGACGAGCAACTGATCGACCTCGAGACATATAATCCGTTCTGGACCTGGAATCCGACCTTCAAGCATATCCACAAGTTGCTGTTCGAGAGCTACTATCCGCACTGGCTTTGGAACACGATGTATGTCGCGGTCGGGGCCACCGTCCTGTCGATTTTCGCCAGCGTGCTGGCAGCCTATGCCATCGTGCGGTTGCGCTATCGTGGCGCGCATTGGGTCGGCGGCCTGATCTTCCTTTCCTATCTGGTGCCGCCCTCGATCCTGTTCATTCCGCTTGCGACCGTCGTGTTCCAGTACGGCCTGTTCGACTCGCCGATGGCGCTGATCCTGACCTATCCGACCATCCTCATCCCGTTCTCGACCTGGCTCTTGATGGGCTACTTCAAGACCATCCCGTTCGAACTGGAAGAGTGCGCCCTGATCGATGGCGCCAGCCGCTGGCAGATTTTGATCAAGATCGTGCTTCCGCTGGCGGTCCCCGGCTTGATCTCGGCGTTTATCTTCTGCTTCACGCTTTGCTGGAACGAGTTCATCTACGCGCTGACGTTCCTGCAATCCACCTCCAACAAGACGGTGCCGGTCGCGATCGTCAACGAGTTCGTCGATGGCGACGTCTATCGCTGGGGCTCGCTGATGGCGGGTGCGCTCGCTGGCTCGCTGCCACTGGTCATCCTTTACGCCTTCTTCGTCGAGCATTATGTGTCGGCCATGACGGGAGCCGTGAAGGAGTGA
- the denD gene encoding D-erythronate dehydrogenase: MHILILGAAGMVGRKLTERLLRDGRLGKHDITRMTLQDLVTPAKPANASIPIEVVASDFADAGAAGPLIAGRPEVIFHLAAIVSGEAEAEFDKGYRINLDGTRYLIDAIRHASGGYKPRLVFTSSIAVFGAPFPEKIGDEFFHTPLTSYGTQKSICELLINDYTRKGLLDGISIRLPTICVRPGKPNKAASGFFSNIIREPLAGEEAVLPVSEDVRHWHASPKSAVGFLVHAGTMDLDAMGPRRNLSMPGMSVTVGEQIAALDRVAGKNVTARIKRVPDPTIIGIVSGWPRDFVADRALKLGFTTAEKTFDDIIRIHIEDELGGKFAG, from the coding sequence TTGCACATTCTGATTCTGGGCGCCGCCGGCATGGTGGGCCGCAAGCTGACCGAGCGGCTGCTGCGCGACGGCCGCCTCGGCAAGCACGACATCACCCGCATGACGTTGCAGGACTTGGTGACGCCAGCCAAGCCCGCCAATGCGTCGATCCCGATCGAGGTCGTAGCCTCCGATTTCGCCGATGCGGGCGCGGCGGGCCCGCTGATAGCTGGCCGGCCGGAGGTGATCTTTCATCTCGCCGCCATCGTGTCCGGCGAGGCCGAGGCCGAGTTCGACAAGGGCTACCGGATCAATCTCGACGGCACGCGATATCTGATCGATGCCATCCGCCACGCCAGCGGCGGCTACAAGCCGCGCCTGGTGTTTACCTCCTCGATCGCGGTGTTCGGCGCGCCATTCCCGGAAAAGATCGGCGACGAATTCTTCCATACGCCGCTAACGAGCTACGGCACGCAGAAGTCGATCTGCGAACTGCTGATCAACGATTACACCCGCAAGGGCCTGCTCGACGGCATCTCGATCCGTCTACCGACGATCTGCGTGCGCCCGGGCAAGCCGAACAAGGCGGCTTCCGGCTTCTTCTCCAACATCATCCGCGAGCCGCTGGCGGGTGAGGAGGCCGTGCTGCCGGTCTCCGAGGACGTGCGGCACTGGCACGCCTCGCCGAAATCGGCGGTCGGCTTTCTGGTCCACGCCGGCACCATGGACCTCGACGCGATGGGGCCGCGGCGCAACCTGAGCATGCCCGGCATGTCGGTGACCGTCGGCGAACAGATCGCAGCCCTCGACCGCGTCGCCGGCAAGAACGTCACCGCGCGTATCAAGCGGGTGCCAGATCCAACCATCATCGGCATCGTCTCCGGCTGGCCGCGCGACTTCGTCGCCGACCGCGCGCTCAAGCTCGGCTTCACCACCGCCGAGAAGACGTTTGACGACATCATCCGGATTCACATCGAGGATGAGCTTGGCGGCAAGTTCGCAGGCTAA
- a CDS encoding sugar kinase, translating to MSKVACIGECMVELKQADGGLFSRGYGGDTLNTAVYLARLGVGADYVTALGDDSLSDEMIAGWAAEGVGISRVARLPGKLPGLYMIQTDDQGERRFFHWRDSAAARSLMDLPQTPEILDALAGYDVIYLSAITLSLYGAEGRARLFAALRHARENGARFAFDTNFRARGWPDLDVARAVFQEAFAAADIVLASTEDLLPLYPGVSNETLLARIPGPEVVLKLSEPASIVRLEGVPYPIKAKPVEAPIVDTTAAGDSFAAAYVAARLVGADPIEAARAGHRLAGVVVCHPGAIIPRAEMPPGLIPNHINSRKASP from the coding sequence ATGAGCAAGGTAGCCTGCATCGGCGAATGCATGGTCGAGCTGAAGCAGGCTGATGGTGGCCTGTTTTCGCGTGGCTATGGCGGCGATACGCTCAACACCGCCGTCTATCTCGCCCGGCTCGGCGTCGGCGCCGATTATGTCACCGCGCTCGGCGACGACAGCCTCAGCGATGAGATGATCGCAGGCTGGGCGGCGGAGGGGGTCGGGATCAGCCGGGTGGCGCGGTTGCCGGGCAAGCTTCCGGGCCTCTACATGATCCAGACCGACGACCAGGGCGAGCGCCGCTTCTTTCACTGGCGCGACAGCGCCGCCGCGCGCAGCCTGATGGATTTGCCGCAGACGCCGGAGATCCTCGATGCGCTGGCTGGCTATGACGTGATCTATCTGTCGGCGATCACGCTCTCGCTGTACGGCGCGGAGGGAAGAGCGCGGCTGTTCGCGGCTCTCAGGCACGCGCGCGAAAATGGGGCACGTTTCGCTTTCGACACCAATTTCCGCGCCCGCGGCTGGCCCGATCTCGACGTCGCGCGTGCCGTCTTTCAGGAGGCCTTTGCCGCGGCAGATATAGTGCTGGCTTCCACCGAGGATTTGCTGCCGCTCTATCCGGGCGTATCCAACGAAACCTTGCTGGCGCGGATTCCCGGGCCCGAGGTCGTGTTGAAGCTTTCGGAGCCGGCGAGCATCGTGCGCCTGGAAGGCGTTCCTTATCCGATCAAGGCGAAGCCGGTGGAGGCGCCCATCGTCGATACGACGGCGGCTGGTGACAGTTTTGCGGCCGCCTACGTGGCCGCGCGTCTCGTGGGCGCCGATCCGATCGAGGCGGCCCGTGCCGGGCATCGTCTGGCCGGCGTTGTGGTATGTCATCCCGGCGCAATCATCCCGCGCGCGGAGATGCCGCCCGGCCTCATCCCGAACCACATCAATTCTCGCAAGGCATCGCCATGA
- the eda gene encoding bifunctional 4-hydroxy-2-oxoglutarate aldolase/2-dehydro-3-deoxy-phosphogluconate aldolase → MTAATRQEQLAAIFKSATVIPVLTIERVEDAVPLARALVAGGVHVLEVTLRTPVAADAAKAMIAEVPEAIVGIGTILNADDLARATALGAKFGISPGATPELLKAAAASDLPFAPGIATASELMQALAAGFDLVKFFPAEQAGGIKALRALAGPFPNIRVCPTGGIGEANAATWLAEPNVVAVGGSWLCPAADIRSGNWAGITAMCERAMKSLKAAPR, encoded by the coding sequence ATGACCGCAGCCACAAGGCAGGAACAACTCGCCGCCATCTTCAAATCCGCCACGGTGATCCCCGTGCTCACCATCGAGCGGGTGGAGGATGCGGTACCGCTGGCCCGCGCGCTGGTCGCCGGCGGGGTGCACGTGCTGGAGGTTACCCTGCGAACGCCGGTCGCCGCAGACGCCGCCAAGGCCATGATCGCGGAGGTGCCGGAAGCCATTGTCGGCATCGGCACGATTTTGAACGCCGACGATCTGGCGAGGGCGACGGCGCTCGGAGCCAAATTCGGCATCAGCCCCGGCGCGACGCCGGAGCTCTTGAAGGCTGCCGCAGCAAGCGACCTGCCGTTCGCGCCGGGGATCGCGACAGCTTCCGAGCTGATGCAGGCGCTGGCGGCCGGCTTCGATCTCGTGAAATTCTTTCCGGCCGAGCAGGCCGGCGGTATCAAGGCACTTCGGGCGTTGGCCGGCCCGTTTCCGAATATCAGGGTGTGCCCGACCGGCGGCATCGGCGAGGCCAATGCCGCGACCTGGCTGGCCGAGCCGAATGTGGTGGCGGTGGGCGGTTCCTGGCTGTGTCCAGCCGCCGATATCAGGTCCGGCAACTGGGCCGGCATAACCGCCATGTGCGAGCGGGCGATGAAATCGCTGAAAGCGGCACCAAGATAG
- a CDS encoding acetyl-CoA acetyltransferase, giving the protein MTASIVGWAHTPFGKFDAETVESLVVKVATDALADAGISAEDVDEIVLGHFNAGFSPQDFTASLVLQADPKLRFKPTTRVENACATGSAAVHQGIRAIAAGAAKIVLVVGVEQMTRTPGPEIGKYLLKASYLPEDGDTVGGFAGVFGKIAQSYFQKYGDQSDALAMIAAKNHKNGVANPYAQMRKDFGFEFCRAESEKNPYVAGPLKRTDCSLVSDGAAALVLTDSETAKTMGKAVNFRATAHAQDFLPMSKRDILQFEGCTVAWQRALAQGGVQLSDLSFVETHDCFTVAELIEYEAMGLTPRGQGARAIKEGWTQKDGKLPVNPSGGLKSKGHPIGATGVSMHVMSAMQLVGQAPEGMQLKNAKLAGIFNMGGAAVANYVSVLEPAK; this is encoded by the coding sequence ATGACAGCCAGCATCGTGGGGTGGGCGCACACGCCATTCGGCAAGTTCGACGCGGAAACCGTCGAGAGCCTGGTGGTGAAGGTCGCGACCGATGCGCTGGCCGATGCCGGTATTTCCGCCGAAGACGTCGACGAGATCGTGCTTGGGCATTTCAACGCCGGCTTCTCGCCGCAGGATTTTACGGCCTCGCTGGTGCTGCAGGCCGACCCCAAACTGCGCTTCAAGCCGACCACGCGGGTCGAGAATGCCTGCGCCACCGGTTCGGCGGCGGTGCATCAGGGCATCCGGGCGATTGCCGCGGGGGCGGCAAAAATCGTGCTGGTGGTCGGGGTCGAGCAGATGACGCGGACGCCGGGCCCGGAGATCGGGAAGTACCTCCTCAAGGCCTCCTATCTGCCCGAGGATGGCGACACCGTCGGCGGCTTTGCCGGCGTGTTCGGAAAGATCGCGCAAAGCTATTTCCAGAAATATGGCGACCAGTCGGACGCGCTGGCGATGATCGCCGCCAAGAACCACAAGAACGGCGTCGCCAACCCCTATGCGCAGATGCGCAAGGATTTTGGCTTTGAATTCTGCCGCGCCGAGAGCGAGAAAAACCCCTACGTTGCTGGCCCCCTGAAGCGCACCGACTGTTCGCTGGTGTCGGATGGCGCGGCGGCGCTGGTGCTGACGGATTCGGAAACCGCGAAGACCATGGGCAAGGCGGTGAACTTCCGCGCCACCGCGCACGCGCAGGATTTCCTGCCGATGTCCAAGCGCGACATTCTGCAGTTCGAAGGCTGCACGGTGGCCTGGCAGCGCGCGCTGGCGCAGGGGGGCGTGCAGCTCTCCGACCTCTCCTTTGTCGAAACCCACGACTGCTTCACCGTCGCCGAACTGATCGAGTATGAAGCGATGGGCCTGACGCCGCGCGGGCAGGGCGCCCGCGCCATCAAGGAAGGCTGGACCCAGAAGGACGGCAAGCTGCCGGTCAACCCGTCCGGTGGCCTCAAGTCCAAGGGCCATCCGATCGGCGCCACCGGCGTCTCCATGCACGTGATGAGCGCGATGCAGCTCGTCGGCCAGGCGCCCGAGGGCATGCAGCTCAAGAACGCCAAGCTCGCCGGTATCTTCAACATGGGCGGCGCGGCGGTGGCGAATTACGTTTCCGTGCTGGAGCCTGCGAAGTAG
- a CDS encoding CaiB/BaiF CoA transferase family protein — MGPLEGIKVIDMTTVLMGPYATQMLGDYGADVIKVESHDGDVTRQIGPTRHPGMGPVFLNTNRNKRSICLDLKKPAGREAVLRLIKSADVLVYNVRPQAMARLNLGYDVVSNVNPRLIYAGVFGFGQDGPYAAKPAYDDLIQGATALPALMAQTADGVPRYVPNALVDRIVGLTAVGAICASLVDRDRTGRGQRVDIPMFETMAGFVMGDHMGGLTYEPPLDKGGYARHLSPDRRPYKTSDGYICVIVYNDKQWQNFFDATGRDDLRVHPKFATFAGRAINIDVVYAELARILETKTTAEWTAILEKADVPVMPMHDLESLLGDPHIAATNFFPVVDHPTEGRIRNMRPSVRFSETPVETKRLAPRLSEHSAEILREAGLSPDEIAALVRDGVTRPASNT, encoded by the coding sequence ATGGGACCTTTAGAGGGCATCAAGGTCATCGACATGACGACCGTGCTGATGGGGCCCTACGCCACCCAGATGCTCGGCGATTACGGCGCCGATGTCATCAAGGTTGAATCGCACGATGGCGATGTGACGCGGCAGATCGGGCCGACCCGTCATCCCGGCATGGGGCCGGTGTTCCTCAACACCAACCGCAACAAGCGCTCGATCTGCCTCGATCTGAAGAAGCCCGCCGGGCGCGAGGCCGTGCTGCGACTGATCAAGTCCGCCGACGTGCTGGTCTATAATGTGCGCCCGCAGGCGATGGCGCGGCTGAACCTCGGCTATGACGTGGTGTCGAACGTCAATCCGCGCCTGATCTATGCCGGCGTGTTCGGCTTCGGCCAGGACGGGCCCTATGCGGCAAAACCCGCCTATGACGATCTGATCCAGGGCGCGACGGCTCTGCCGGCGCTGATGGCGCAGACCGCCGACGGCGTGCCGCGCTATGTTCCCAACGCGCTCGTCGACCGTATCGTCGGGCTCACCGCGGTGGGCGCGATCTGTGCCAGCCTGGTCGACCGCGACCGCACCGGCCGCGGTCAGCGCGTCGATATCCCGATGTTCGAGACCATGGCGGGCTTCGTGATGGGCGACCACATGGGCGGTCTCACCTACGAGCCGCCGCTCGACAAGGGCGGCTACGCCCGTCATCTGTCGCCCGACCGGCGGCCGTACAAGACCTCGGACGGCTATATCTGCGTGATCGTCTACAACGACAAGCAGTGGCAGAATTTCTTCGATGCCACCGGCCGTGACGACCTTCGCGTCCACCCGAAATTTGCGACCTTCGCCGGCCGCGCCATCAATATCGACGTGGTCTACGCCGAACTGGCACGCATCCTCGAGACCAAGACCACGGCCGAGTGGACCGCTATCCTGGAGAAGGCGGATGTGCCCGTGATGCCGATGCATGATCTCGAAAGCCTGCTCGGCGATCCCCACATCGCCGCGACAAATTTCTTCCCGGTCGTCGATCATCCGACCGAGGGCCGCATCCGCAACATGAGGCCTTCCGTCCGATTTTCCGAAACGCCGGTCGAAACGAAGCGGCTGGCGCCGCGCCTGAGCGAGCACAGCGCGGAAATCCTCCGCGAAGCCGGGCTTTCGCCGGATGAGATCGCAGCGCTGGTTCGCGATGGCGTCACCAGGCCCGCGTCAAACACGTAA
- a CDS encoding acyl-CoA dehydrogenase family protein: protein MDFALSANQESIRDAVGKICSRFDDAYWLKKDKEGGYPADFHRALADAGWLGICIPEEYGGSGLGITDAAIMMRTIAESGAGMSGASAVHMNVFGLNPVVVFGTKEQCTRMLPPIIDGRDKSCFAVTEPNTGLNTTQLKTRAVRKGDKYVVNGQKVWISTAQVASKILLLARTTPLEEVKTPTQGLSLFYTDFDKQRVTVHEIEKMGRKPVDSNELFFENFEIPVEDRLGEEGRGFEYILHGMNPERILIAAEAVGLGQIALSRASAYAKNRIVFNRPIGMNQGIQHPLAKNWMELEAAWMMVLRAGWQYDQGMPCGPAANAAKYLAAEAGFHACEQAVMTHGGFGYAKEYHVERYLRESLIPRIAPISPQLILSFIAEKVLGLPKSY from the coding sequence ATGGATTTTGCGCTGTCGGCCAACCAGGAATCGATCCGCGACGCGGTCGGAAAAATCTGTTCGCGTTTCGACGATGCCTATTGGCTGAAGAAGGACAAGGAGGGCGGCTATCCGGCTGACTTCCACCGTGCGCTGGCGGACGCCGGCTGGCTCGGCATCTGCATCCCCGAGGAATATGGCGGATCCGGGCTCGGTATCACCGACGCCGCGATCATGATGCGGACGATTGCGGAGTCGGGCGCCGGCATGTCCGGCGCGTCAGCCGTGCATATGAACGTGTTCGGGCTCAACCCCGTTGTTGTCTTTGGTACCAAGGAACAGTGCACCCGCATGTTGCCGCCGATCATCGACGGTCGCGACAAGTCCTGCTTTGCGGTGACCGAACCCAACACCGGGCTCAACACCACGCAGTTGAAAACTCGCGCGGTGCGCAAGGGCGACAAATACGTCGTCAATGGCCAGAAGGTCTGGATTTCGACCGCGCAGGTCGCCAGCAAGATTCTGCTGCTGGCGCGCACCACGCCGCTGGAAGAGGTGAAGACGCCGACGCAGGGCTTGAGCCTGTTCTATACTGATTTCGACAAGCAGCGCGTCACCGTGCATGAGATCGAAAAGATGGGTCGCAAGCCCGTCGATTCCAACGAATTGTTCTTCGAGAACTTCGAAATCCCCGTCGAGGATCGCCTGGGCGAGGAAGGCCGCGGCTTCGAATATATCCTGCACGGCATGAATCCCGAGCGCATCCTGATCGCGGCGGAAGCGGTGGGCCTCGGCCAGATCGCGCTGTCGAGGGCGTCGGCCTACGCCAAGAACCGCATCGTCTTCAACCGCCCGATCGGCATGAATCAGGGCATCCAGCATCCGCTGGCGAAGAACTGGATGGAGCTGGAAGCCGCGTGGATGATGGTGCTGCGCGCGGGCTGGCAATACGATCAGGGCATGCCATGCGGCCCGGCGGCCAATGCTGCAAAGTATCTCGCCGCGGAAGCCGGCTTCCACGCCTGCGAGCAGGCTGTCATGACGCATGGCGGCTTTGGTTACGCCAAGGAATATCATGTCGAGCGTTATCTGCGGGAATCCCTGATCCCGCGCATCGCGCCGATCAGCCCGCAGCTCATTCTCAGTTTCATCGCCGAGAAGGTGCTCGGTCTGCCGAAGTCGTATTGA
- a CDS encoding thiolase family protein has product MSFITGVGLTSYGKHEGSSSLDLMSKAAELAIADAGLKRSEIDGILCGYSTVSPHIMLATVFAEHFGIQPSYAHAVQVGGATGLAMTMLAHHLVDAGVAKHVLVVGGENRLTGQSRDASIQALAQVGHPDYEVTLGPTIPAYYGLVTSRYMHEYGVTQEDLAEFAVLMRAHALTHPGAQFHEPITVADVMASKPVAMPLKLLDCCPVSDGGAAFVISREPTSATGIRVRGCAQAHTHQHVTAAPALSKLGAEIAIAKAKAASGVAISDVRYAAVYDSFTVTLAMLLEDLGLAGRGEAAARVRAGHFGREGAMPLNTHGGLLSYGHCGVGGAMAHLVETHLQMTERAGPRQVRDASVALLHGDGGVLSSHVSMFLERVR; this is encoded by the coding sequence ATGAGCTTTATCACCGGCGTCGGGTTGACGTCCTACGGCAAGCATGAAGGATCGTCCTCGCTCGATCTCATGAGCAAGGCGGCCGAGCTTGCGATTGCCGATGCCGGGCTGAAGCGATCCGAGATCGACGGCATTCTCTGCGGCTATTCGACGGTGTCGCCGCACATCATGCTGGCCACCGTGTTCGCCGAGCATTTCGGCATTCAGCCATCCTATGCCCACGCCGTACAGGTCGGCGGCGCTACCGGGCTCGCCATGACCATGCTGGCGCATCATCTGGTCGACGCCGGCGTGGCAAAGCATGTGCTGGTGGTCGGCGGCGAAAACCGTCTCACCGGGCAGAGCCGCGACGCCTCGATCCAGGCGCTGGCGCAGGTCGGTCACCCCGATTACGAGGTGACCTTGGGGCCGACGATCCCTGCCTATTACGGCCTCGTCACGTCGCGCTACATGCATGAATATGGCGTCACCCAGGAAGATCTCGCCGAATTCGCGGTGTTGATGCGCGCCCACGCCTTGACCCATCCCGGCGCACAGTTCCATGAACCCATCACCGTCGCCGACGTGATGGCTTCAAAACCAGTGGCGATGCCGCTCAAGCTGCTGGATTGCTGCCCGGTGTCCGACGGCGGCGCGGCGTTCGTGATCAGCCGCGAGCCGACCTCCGCGACTGGCATTCGCGTGCGCGGCTGCGCGCAGGCGCACACCCATCAGCACGTCACAGCCGCGCCCGCATTGAGCAAACTCGGCGCCGAGATTGCGATCGCCAAGGCGAAGGCCGCGTCGGGCGTCGCGATATCGGACGTGCGTTACGCCGCGGTCTACGACAGCTTCACCGTCACGCTGGCCATGCTGCTGGAAGACCTCGGCCTTGCCGGGCGCGGCGAGGCGGCCGCGCGGGTGCGCGCAGGGCATTTTGGCCGCGAGGGGGCTATGCCCCTCAACACCCATGGCGGGCTTTTGAGCTACGGCCATTGCGGCGTCGGCGGCGCGATGGCGCATCTGGTGGAAACGCATTTGCAGATGACGGAGCGCGCCGGACCCCGGCAGGTCCGCGATGCCTCGGTCGCGCTGTTGCATGGCGACGGTGGCGTGCTGTCGTCGCACGTCAGCATGTTTCTGGAGCGGGTGCGATGA
- a CDS encoding Zn-ribbon domain-containing OB-fold protein: protein MTDKLADWTKGAEGIVYQSCGACGAAQYFHRRFCAACGAPDPMEKRASGTAMVYATSLVCRAATPETRAHVPYNIVLVDAAEGFRMMAHGDSDLAIGDKVTVSYRPFAGRLVPYFEKT, encoded by the coding sequence ATGACCGACAAACTCGCCGACTGGACCAAGGGCGCCGAGGGCATCGTCTATCAATCCTGCGGCGCGTGCGGAGCCGCGCAATATTTCCATCGCCGTTTCTGCGCCGCCTGCGGTGCGCCGGATCCGATGGAGAAGCGTGCCAGTGGAACCGCGATGGTCTACGCGACCTCGCTGGTTTGTCGCGCCGCGACGCCAGAGACGCGCGCGCATGTTCCCTACAATATCGTGCTGGTCGATGCGGCGGAGGGCTTTCGCATGATGGCCCACGGCGACAGCGATCTCGCGATCGGTGACAAGGTCACCGTAAGCTATCGGCCGTTTGCGGGAAGGCTGGTTCCGTATTTCGAGAAAACATGA